A window from Chaetodon trifascialis isolate fChaTrf1 chromosome 5, fChaTrf1.hap1, whole genome shotgun sequence encodes these proteins:
- the LOC139330835 gene encoding uncharacterized protein, protein MTELEASGLGEHPPPYMIFVVVFLFFLTGLFGFLICHLLKKKGYRCRTGDMDDEEEEEEEKLQGNADDEDEGNQDTVEQILKCIIENEANMEAFNEMFGNQNVCVRHDPRLRKESIGGVPPHHHTVHSGTDHNSCHLCAQVRSKKGRRQSRTPRSKQRPGEQTVFSVGRFRVTHHDKKVHGGPNPLVSSGDRLDLSQDSEDRKEGGYNLRSMFKDVRPPSESSNGIATNVGKRRKSVTIFGLRRGSDPVGIKGGEGTGRETGVRFAIQQQPVVLEELSQTENIEVVPGRGTKPAIKPETAPTKNQTPASPQREVKTVGSINSLSSQSKIQAHDSSPAPDSGSKHGLSPEPCANLLIEPSTGSTAASAPTSLPIPSQTLKTTEKGGDVKDMMLKNKEAHDPGPLQTSTPISPIRGSSPGFTSVIPTDQPELDSITGFPVTQTPPDPRSSPDLEPGFGASRALISLGSSPPSSVSSLKTPTSPLVVRPSPKLSSRNNPSEATKTSPIPQIPSGSAMSSQSPIPSSSFGESATPLQARTPSPAITASPKLDTMPVSPQTPSFSPAGQYSSFGSSPRLTLKSDSVTSVTSITKGDLVSSPLSLREEQLEGARLPKTEGTTELKRAGILKTTKLSPIEADSKVSALSSSTDQFSKDRLSNLSLSASSPLSPSSPIGSRVSNVTIIKASPDSKREFSVVTMMEDEESSTSIQDQKGETSELQVEPEKAGISPAVGQGGRISVSGVGQSENQRGETSVTEDRPMASQEKDDMVEMEDIRDCKVTQVEETERGDEELEKMVNI, encoded by the exons atgaagatgaggggAATCAGGATACAGTGGAGCAGATTCTCAAATGCATTATTGAAAATGAAG CTAACATGGAGGCCTTCAATGAGATGTTCGGAAACCAAAATGTCTGTGTGCGCCATGACCCAAG GTTGCGTAAGGAGTCCATAGGTGGTGTTCCTCCTCATCACCACACAGTCCACTCAGGCACCGACCACAACTCCTGCCACCTCTGTGCGCAGGTACGATCTAAAAAGGGCCGACGACAAAGCCGAACCCCCCGCTCCAAACAGCGACCTGGAGAACAGACTGTCTTCTCTGTTGGCCG GTTCCGGGTGACGCATCATGATAAGAAGGTTCATGGAGGTCCTAATCCATTGGTCAGTTCAGGGGACCGGCTGGACCTATCCcaggacagcgaggaccggaAGGAGGGCGGGTACAATCTGAGAAGCATGTTCAAGGATGTCCGACCACCGTCAGAGAGCTCCAATGGGATTGCTACAAATGTGGGGAAACGCAGGAAGAGTGTAACCATATTTGGGCTGAGGCGGGGCAGTGACCCTGTTGGCATTAAAGGAGGGGAGGGCACAGGTAGGGAGACTGGTGTTAGATTTGCTATTCAGCAGCAACCTGTAGTGCTTGAGGAACTGTCACAGACAGAGAACATTGAAGTCGTCCCTGGACGTGGTACTAAACCTGCCATCAAACCCGAAACTGCGCCAACAAAGAATCAAACGCCTGCTTCACCTCAACGTGAGGTTAAAACTGTAGGTTCTATTAATTCTCTCTCTTCCCAAAGTAAGATTCAGGCTCATGACTCAAGTCCTGCACCCGACAGTGGCTCTAAACATGGGCTCAGTCCTGAACCTTGTGCGAACCTTTTGATTGAACCTTCCACCGGCAGCACAGCAGCCTCTGCCCCCACCTCTCTTCCCATTCCTTCTCAGACTTTAAAGACaacagagaaaggaggagatgTCAAGGATATgatgttaaaaaataaagaggcaCATGATCCTGGGCCGCTACAGACCTCTACACCCATTTCCCCGATTCGTGGATCCAGTCCAGGTTTTACTTCTGTCATTCCTACTGATCAACCTGAACTTGATTCTATCACAGGTTTTCCAGTTACCCAAACACCCCCTGACCCCAGATCCAGCCCAGATCTGGAACCAGGTTTTGGTGCTAGCCGAGCTTTGATAAGCTTAGGTTCATCTCCACCATCTTCAGTCTCTTCGTTAAAAACTCCTACCTCACCCCTGGTGGTCAGACCAAGCCCCAAACTAAGTTCTAGAAATAACCCATCAGAGGCTACAAAAACCAGTCCAATCCCCCAAATCCCATCAGGCAGTGCGATGTCTAGCCAATCCCCTATTCCATCTTCATCTTTTGGAGAAAGCGCCACTCCATTACAAGCCCGAACTCCCTCACCTGCTATTACTGCTAGTCCCAAACTTGACACCATGCCAGTATCACCACAAACCCCCTCTTTTTCTCCAGCTGGCCAATACTCGTCCTTTGGAAGTTCACCTCGTCTGACTTTGAAGTCAGATAGTGTGACGTCTGTAACATCTATAACCAAAGGGGATTTGGTTTCAAGCCCATTATCTCTAAGGGAAGAACAGCTTGAGGGAGCCAGACTCCCAAAGACAGAAGGAACGACAGAACTAAAGAGGGCTGGGATCCTCAAAACAACTAAACTCTCACCAATTGAGGCAGATTCTAAAGTTTCTgccctttcctcctccactgatCAGTTTTCTAAAGACAGACTGAGCAATTTGTCTCTGTCCGCTTCTAGTCCACTGTCCCCCTCTTCACCTATAGGGAGCAGAGTAAGTAATGTGACCATCATTAAAGCCAGCCCTGACAGCAAGCGAGAGTTTTCTGTTGTCACTATGATGGAAGATGAGGAGTCCTCTACCTCAATCCAAGACCAGAAAGGAGAGACTTCTGAACTTCAGGTTGAACCAGAAAAAGCAGGAATTAGTCCGGCAGTTGGTCAAGGAGGAAGGATTTCTGTTTCAGGTGTTGGACAATCTGAAAATCAACGTGGGGAGACTTCTGTAACAGAAGATAGGCCAATGGCAAGCCAAGAGAAGGATGATATGGTTGAGATGGAAGATATTAGAGACTGCAAAGTGACGCAggtggaggaaacagagagaggggatgaggagctggagaaaATGGTGAACATTTAG